A part of Capsicum annuum cultivar UCD-10X-F1 chromosome 6, UCD10Xv1.1, whole genome shotgun sequence genomic DNA contains:
- the LOC107875992 gene encoding ABC transporter I family member 17, protein MEISQSWSKIIHDGSSPPFDSSLPLEISQGETRHLLAVEMNEIGLKDEAETKIQVRGLNKVSDKGDCILNSVSVDIPGGVIMGIIGPSGSGKSTLLRALNRLWEPPKNTVFLDGNDICGIDVLFLRRKVGMLFQLPVLFEGTVADNIRYGPKLKGKKLSDDEVYKLLALADLDSSFFNKSGGELSVGQAQRVALARTLANEPEVLLLDEPTSALDPISTQNIEDVLVKLKKDQKMTIVMVSHGIKQIQRIADVVCLLVDGEIVEIMKPDQLSEANHPMALRFLQLSS, encoded by the exons ATGGAGATATCACAAAGTTGGAGCAAAATTATTCATGATGGTTCTAGTCCTCCTTTCGATAGCTCACTCCCCTTGGAGATTTCACAAG GAGAAACAAGGCATCTTCTAGCAGTGGAAATGAATGAAATTGGATTAAAGGATGAAGCAGAAACTAAGATTCAGGTAAGGGGACTGAACAAGGTGTCAGATAAGGGTGACTGTATACTAAACAGTGTCAGTGTTGACATACCAGGAGGAGTAATTATGGGGATTATTGGCCCCAGTGGTAGTGGAAAATCAACACTTTTACGAGCACTAAACAGATTGTGGGAGCCCCCTAAGAACACTGTTTTTCTGGATGGTAATGATATATGTGGTATAGATGTGCTGTTTCTTCGTCGTAAAGTTGGCATGCTATTCCAGCTTCCAGTTCTCTTTGAAG GTACAGTGGCAGATAATATACGGTACGGGCCAAAACTGAAGGGAAAGAAACTAAGTGATGACGAGGTTTACAAGTTGCTGGCATTAGCTGATCTGGACTCATCTTTCTTCAACAAGTCAGGTGGGGAACTATCTGTTGGCCAAGCACAGAGGGTTGCACTTGCTAGGACCTTAGCTAATGAACCAGAG GTTCTGCTACTTGATGAGCCAACCAGCGCATTGGATCCAATATCAACACAGAATATCGAGGACGTTCTTGTAAAGCTGAAGAAGGATCAGAAGATGACAATTGTGATGGTTTCTCATGGTATCAAGCAAATACAGAGAATAGCAGATGTAGTATGCCTGCTTGTTGATGGGGAGATTGTAGAGATAATGAAGCCTGATCAACTTTCTGAAGCTAACCACCCCATGGCACTAAGATTTCTTCAACTCAGCTCCTAG